In Sparus aurata chromosome 2, fSpaAur1.1, whole genome shotgun sequence, a single genomic region encodes these proteins:
- the wdr95 gene encoding WD repeat-containing protein on Y chromosome → MPPGRKARSSSASGRLETQCVTSILSELGGSGERMRNISGPGKVTDDFSAPRRVGVSEDRKAQPEWLVRELLRQNRRRHSVTLGDQAQITKRQHHSVHSACSLQIDETITLDDLQKLKLAFEEFETGGLRSTDAKTFGRIVKKCLSLPQTSNAQIQGLFKKIDYSDRGRISWGDFCAHLLQEYNERQETVRRSKEVAFILPATMKTLTHGIPIVNIHSTHDGTIVTVREDGVVCHWSPELKPLKTKPMFNEGPANRKSKWASDFTLMTEYNKLMIATGDREIQLYELSTLDPYCQISALDTVPLTLDYGYTGADKCCVLYGDTEGCVTIILISSVGDTLRLWNKLPKIENVPNIAVDNAVLSPNVTFVRWKVHQDWVTQAKYFQGFQAVVSSSNEESLSLVIGCVLPLTDAEQQLSEIREACYEGKTKKVQLSWTPQLRASFDQTVFSIHKGVKTFDLSQKHSLLVTGGMDRLIRMWNPHFSGKPTGVLKGHCAPIVYVCIATEDSHIFSVSIDGTAKIWHIQDQCCLFTAEPKASGIRGDMCACSYSSAMKSLYIAADSMAALSLKIRPRLHSRLTVSHNEPVMCCGYSEEFRQVVSCTDGSVVKVWDFDSGRQVFEFGGTPDSYVITCMTFDHKGRRLITGGSDGCLKIWNFNNGQCLKTLKKDGERHEVCDCIFLKVHRNFYVMSVGRDRKIDIYSDIPEDLHHVQRPQPSWQDDLKNGHKDDILCAAQCPPSLLATSSYDGEIIVWNAVSGRVQCRFVGPLQAEQQNVEGLDVSVPCIIFLKNSKLQQFSSATALLSSGVMGCINLWSVLGGGKFVGSFKASRFQQKITKLAKTDKTTLLYAADRIGYIYVYNMEKFAPKIKLPQAENFWRAHTSKITGLQIVDNDQVVLTSSTDCTVRLWSAHGEFIGTFGQSESWSVHISSSWKHPAVPYEVLIDPLSMPDHEALNSKTQFSEAINPDKTGADRGEPKSETHSRLRLPPTPGDTDTEED, encoded by the exons ATGCCACCGGGGAGAAAGGCTCGCTCCTCTTCAGCTTCAGGGAGGTTAGAAACCCAATGCGTGACCAG TATCCTCTCTGAACTGGGGGGTTCAGGGGAGAGGATGAGGAACATTTCTGGGCCAGGTAAAGTCACGGATGACTTCTCGGCACCGAGACGAGTGGGTGTCAGCGAGGACAGAAAAGCGCAGCCTGAATGGTTGGTTCGAGAACTGCTGAGACAGAACAGGAGAAGACACTCTGTCACACTCGGGGACCAGGCTCAAATCACCAAACGACAACACCACAGTGTCCATTCAGCTTGCAGCCTTCAG ATCGATGAGACGATAACGCTCGACGACCTCCAGAAACTGAAACTAGCATTTGAG gaaTTTGAAACGGGTGGCTTGAGATCCACTGATGCGAAGACTTTTGGACGTATAGTGAAGAAGTGTTTGTCTCTGCCTCAGACA AGCAATGCCCAGATTCAAGGGTTATTTAAGAAGATTGATTACTCAGACCGAGGAAGGATTTCATGG GGGGACTTCTGCGCGCACCTGCTGCAGGAATACAACGAGAGGCAGGAAACTGTGAGACGCAGTAAGGAGGTGGCTTTCATTCTGCCGGCCACTATGAAGACGTTAACTCACGGTATTCCCATCGTCAACATCCACTCCACCCACGATGGCACCATCGTCACTGTGCGGGAAGACGGGGTTGTTTGCCACTGGAGCCCTGAACTTAAACCACTGAAGACCAAACCCATGTTT AATGAaggtcctgcaaacaggaagtcaaagtGGGCGAGTGATTTTACTCTGATGACAGAGTACAACAAACTGATGATCGCGACGGG GGACAGAGAGATCCAGCTTTACGAGCTCTCCACTCTGGATCCTTATTGTCAGATCAGTGCACTGGACACGGTGCCTTTGACATTAGACTACGG CTACACTGGCGCTGATAAATGCTGTGTTCTGTATGGAGACACTGAG ggaTGTGTGACTATCATTTTAATATCCTCTGTCGGAGACACCCTCAG GTTGTGGAATAAATTACCAAAGATTGAAAATGTGCCCAACATAGCAGTTGACAATGCAGTGCTCTCTCCGAATGTGACGTTTGTCAGATGGAAGGTTCATCAGGACTGGGTGACACAG GCAAAATATTTTCAGGGTTTTCAAGCTGTCGTCTCCTCATCAAACGAAGAATCATTGTCTCTTGTTATCG GTTGTGTGCTGCCTCTGACGGACGCCGAGCAGCAGCTGAGTGAGATCAGAGAGGCCTGCTACGAAGGTAAGACCAAGAAGGTCCAACTGAGCTGGACTCCACAGCTCCGGGCGTCATTCGACCAGACAGTTTTCAGCATCCACAAAGGCGTCAAGACGTTCGACCTCAGTCAGAAGCACAGCCTGCTGGTCACTGGAGGCATGGACAGACTGATACGCATGTGGAACCCACATTTCTCTGG gaaACCAACTGGGGTTTTGAAAGGCCATTGTGCCCCCATCGTCTACGTCTGCATCGCCACTGAGGACAGTCACATCTTCTCAGTCTCCATAGACGGCACTGCGAAA ATCTGGCACATTCAAGATCAGTGTTGCCTGTTTACAGCGGAGCCCAAAGCAAGCGGGATTCGTGGTGACATGTGTGCGTGCTCGTACTCCTCTGCGATGAAGTCCCTGTACATCGCGGCAGACTCTATGGCTGCGCTCTCCCTGAAGATAAG GCCACGGCTTCACAGCCGTCTGACTGTTTCACATAATGAGCCTGTAATGTGCTGCGGCTACAGTGAGGAGTTTCGTCAAGTTGTCAGCTGCACTGATGGATCT GTGGTGAAAGTCTGGGATTTTGACTCAGGGCGACAGGTTTTTGAGTTTGGTGGCACGCCTGACTCATATGTCATCACCTGCATGACCTTTGACCACAAAGGGAGGAG ACTCATCACAGGTGGGAGCGACGGTTGTTTAAAGATCTGGAACTTCAACAATGGTCAGTGCCTCAAGACACTTAAGAAGG ACGGTGAACGTCACGAGGTTTGTGATTGCATCTTCCTGAAAGTTCACAGGAATTT CTATGTGATGTCTGTCGGCCGGGACCGGAAGATTGACATTTACTCG GACATACCTGAGGACCTCCATCATGTCCAGAGGCCGCAGCCTTCGTGGCAGGATGATCTG AAAAATGGCCATAAGGACGACATCCTTTGTGCGGCACAGTGTCCCCCATCTCTCCTCGCCACCAGCAGCTATGATGGAGAGATTATAGTGTGGAACGCGGTTTCTGGACGCGTACAGTGCCGGTTTGTCGGCCCACTTCAAGCTGAGCAGCAAAATGTTGAAG GACTGGACGTGAGCGTTCCCTGCATCATTTTCCTGAAGAACTCCAAGTTACAGCAGTTTTCCTCGGCCACAGCCCTCCTGTCATCCGGGGTCATGG GTTGTATAAACCTCTGGAGTGTGCTCGGTGGAGGAAAGTTTGTGGGCAGCTTCAAAGCG TCTAGATTCCAGCAAAAGATTACAAAACTGGCTAAAACAGACAAGACGACGTTGCTGTATGCTGCTGACCGAATTGGTTACATCTATGTTTACAACATGGAAAAGTTTGCCCCTAAGATAAAATTACCTCAAG CTGAAAACTTCTGGCGTGCCCATACCAGCAAGATCACTGG CCTGCAGATTGTTGACAATGATCAAGTGGTACTTACTTCATCTACGGACTGCACCGTGCGCCTTTGGAGTGCACATGGAGAATTCATTG GGACCTTTGGACAGTCTGAGAGCTGGAGCGtccacatctcctcctcctggaaACATCCTGCTGTCCCCTATGAAGTCCTGATTGATCCTCTGAGCATGCCCGATCACGAAGCTCTGaattcaaaaacacaattttcagAAGCCATCAATCCTGACAAGACTGGGGCAGACAGAGGGGAACCAAAG tcagagacacacagtCGGCTGAGACTTCCTCCAACACCCGGTGACACTGACACTGAGGAAGATTAA